In Acidimicrobiia bacterium, one genomic interval encodes:
- a CDS encoding dodecin family protein, whose translation MAESVYKVIELVGTSSDSWEKAAAAAVSQAGRSLRDLRVAEVSELDLTIEDGEVASYRAKLKVSFKYEGGD comes from the coding sequence CGTGTACAAAGTCATCGAGCTCGTGGGGACCAGCAGCGACTCGTGGGAGAAGGCGGCCGCGGCCGCAGTGTCCCAAGCGGGACGGTCACTGCGCGACCTGCGCGTCGCCGAGGTCTCGGAGCTCGACCTCACGATCGAGGACGGCGAGGTCGCGAGCTATCGAGCCAAGCTCAAGGTCTCGTTCAAGTACGAGGGCGGCGACTAG